Genomic DNA from Myxococcus guangdongensis:
CGTCGGCCTTCACCTCGCCGCTGGTGAACCGGGAAGTGTACCAGGACGAGCTGCCACCGGGCCCCGGGCGGGCGAAGACGCTGCAGGGCTATCTGTCCATGTACGTGTTCGGGGACGGGGCGGGCGCGGTGGTGCTCCAGACGAAGGAGGACGCGCCAGGCGGGGCGGGCATCCTGGCCTCGTTCTCTGGCAACGCGCACGGGGACCTGGTCATCCGCAAGGGCGGCGGGACGTTGAAGCTGCCCTACCAGCCGGGGCGCTCGCGGCCGGCGGACATGGCCTTCGTGGTGGATGGCTTCCGCGTGGCGCGCAGCTATCCGGAGTACATGCAGAAGTGCCTGGACGCGGTGTTGAGTCCTCGACCCGACCTGAAAGGTGAGGTGAAGCGGTACTACTTTCATCAACCGAACAAGCGGGTGATGGACGCGTTCGTGGCGCGCGCGGGACTCCCTGTGGAGGCGGTGGCCTGCAATGTCGACTTGTATGGCAATACGTCGGCCGCGGGGATGCTCATCCTGCTGGCGGAGGACCTGGCGGGAGGGAGGGTTCGCCTCGGGGGAGGGGACATCGTGTTGGTGGCGGCCGTTGGCGCGAACATCCACTACGGCGCGCAGCTCATCCGGTTGTAGACTTCGGGTGCCTCCTTCCCCCCATGGAGACACCGTTTGATGGCAGACATGGCTCAGAAGTTGGACGTGCTCGAACCCCAACTCGCACGAGAGCTGGAGGAGCGCGTCTCGTTGGCGACGCGCGACGACACCGCGCGAGGACTGTTCTTCAATGGCGTACTTGGCGCGGTCAGGGTGCTCGGTGGCGAGGCCGCGGTGCAGCGTTGCCTCGCCGCTGCGGGAGAAAAGAAGTACACCGATTTCTTCAACTACCCGGTGGAGGCGTACCTGAGGCTGGCCTTCACGGCGGCGCAGGTGATGGGGCCCCAGTTGGGTGGCTTCGACGCGGCGCTGCGGCGGATGGGCGTGCAGGCGACGGCGGACTTCCTGTCCTCGGCGGCGGGCAAGACGTTGCTCCTGCTGGCGTCGAACAGTCCGAAGCGGATGTTGGGCAACCTGCACTCGGGCTACAAGGCGGCGGTGAGCTACGGTGAGCGTGGCGTGACGTGGACGGGGGACACCAGTGGTGTCTTCA
This window encodes:
- a CDS encoding 3-oxoacyl-ACP synthase III family protein: MTPNVCVVGAGAFVPSRRVSNARIARAIPGWPAERIEEKLGIRERRFLWDFDEATGRAVPPPEDDGHYYPATNTDMCEVALRKALESSGVDARELDALFVVTCTPDAPHFNHDAMAVHQRLGLREDAFALLVDDGCGGTTYVLDLVKKMMDGGRFRTVAVVASAFTSPLVNREVYQDELPPGPGRAKTLQGYLSMYVFGDGAGAVVLQTKEDAPGGAGILASFSGNAHGDLVIRKGGGTLKLPYQPGRSRPADMAFVVDGFRVARSYPEYMQKCLDAVLSPRPDLKGEVKRYYFHQPNKRVMDAFVARAGLPVEAVACNVDLYGNTSAAGMLILLAEDLAGGRVRLGGGDIVLVAAVGANIHYGAQLIRL
- a CDS encoding DUF2378 family protein, with translation MADMAQKLDVLEPQLARELEERVSLATRDDTARGLFFNGVLGAVRVLGGEAAVQRCLAAAGEKKYTDFFNYPVEAYLRLAFTAAQVMGPQLGGFDAALRRMGVQATADFLSSAAGKTLLLLASNSPKRMLGNLHSGYKAAVSYGERGVTWTGDTSGVFTMKRDFMTPAYHEGVLQAVIEAVGGKQVRVSGKKTGPLDAEYTLSWQ